One window of the Hippoglossus hippoglossus isolate fHipHip1 chromosome 9, fHipHip1.pri, whole genome shotgun sequence genome contains the following:
- the ficd gene encoding protein adenylyltransferase FICD — translation MAAVSVWRYTSGRVLGGWAPLLCVLLGSLVALLLPLVGVEDQCCAAMRGIAQLRCQLWGRPPPPPAVQSTSLTVPFTALDVLPHRSKPSKEMLLESKAALQQALEMRKLGKREKAHKLLVHALSMNPDFVEALTELGTILEEEKDVVQADHLYTKALAISPCNERALVSRDRTLPLVEEIDQRYFSIIDSKVRRLMSIPKGNSALRRVMEETYYHHIYHTVAIEGSTLTLSEIRHILETRYAVPGKSLQEQNEAIGVDAAMKYMNTTLLSRSGAITVSDILDIHRRVLGYVDPVEGGRLRTSQVFVGHHIPPHPQDLQRHMQELVQWLNSDEALQLHPVECAALAHYKLVYVHPFIDGNGRTSRLLMNLVLMQARYPPITIRKEQRAEYYAALDTANEGDVRPFIRFIAKCTEITLDTLLISTTEHAVGLPGSRHEQDCSDCKQTIPIHN, via the exons ATGGCTGCTGTGTCGGTGTGGCGCTACACCAGCGGCCGAGTCCTCGGAGGCTGGGCCCCGCTGCTGTGCGTCCTGCTGGGCTCTCTGGTggccctgctgctgcctctggtgGGAGTCGAGGACCAGTGCTGCGCCGCCATGAGGGGCATCGCCCAGCTGCGGTGCCAGCTGTGGGGGAGACCTCCTCCGCCTCCAGCGGTGCAGTCCACCAGCCTCACCGTCCCCTTCACCGCCCTGGATGTGCTGCCTCACCGGTCCAAGCCCAGCAAAG AGATGCTGCTGGAGTCTAAAGCGGCGCTGCAGCAGGCTCTGGAGATGAGGAAACtggggaagagggagaaggcTCACAAGCTGCTGGTGCACGCTCTGAGTATGAACCCTGACTTTGTGGAGGCCCTGACGGAGCTGGGGACTattctggaggaggagaaagatgtCGTCCAGGCAGACCATCTCTACACCAAGGCCTTGGCCATCTCACCGTGTAACGAGCGGGCCCTAGTCAGCCGAGACCGAACTCTACCCCTGGTGGAAGAGATTGACCAGCGTTACTTTAGCATCATTGACAGCAAAGTGCGCAGGCTTATGTCCATTCCTAAAGGCAACTCTGCGCTCCGTCGAGTGATGGAGGAAACCTACTATCACCACATCTACCACACGGTGGCCATCGAAGGCAGCACGCTCACTCTCTCTGAAATCCGTCACATCCTTGAGACGCGTTACGCCGTCCCTGGGAAAAGCCTGCAGGAGCAAAACGAGGCCATTGGTGTAGATGCGGCCATGAAGTACATGAACACAACACTTTTGTCCAGATCAGGCGCCATCACCGTCAGCGACATCCTGGATATCCACCGGCGAGTGCTCGGCTATGTGGACcctgtggagggagggaggctgcgCACCAGCCAGGTGTTTGTGGGCCACCACATCCCGCCGCACCCTCAGgacctgcagagacacatgcAGGAGCTGGTTCAGTGGCTCAACTCTGACGAGGCCCTGCAGCTGCACCCTGTGGAGTGTGCAGCTCTCGCCCACTACAAACTGGTGTACGTGCACCCGTTCATCGACGGCAATGGACGCACATCGCGCCTGCTCATGAACCTTGTCCTGATGCAAGCACGATACCCACCGATCACAATTCGCAAAGAACAAAGGGCTGAATATTATGCCGCTCTGGACACAGCCAACGAGGGGGATGTGCGGCCTTTCATTCGCTTCATAGCCAAATGTACAGAGATAACATTGGACACTTTACTGATTTCTACGACGGAGCACGCTGTGGGGCTGCCGGGGTCCAGACATGAACAGGACTGTTCCGACTGCAAACAGACCATCCCAATACACAACTGA